The following are encoded together in the Campylobacter devanensis genome:
- a CDS encoding tetrahydrodipicolinate N-succinyltransferase N-terminal domain-containing protein produces MNIKNLNDLKKFTDEIRSQAGYKDPIAFAIGRSIKGKSAKTISVNYAVVNMNENYGSAAVLSWAIEKNGIKIDNSGSEFVAPINSAITADALNVFDFLLDECEGDKHKNVQNLLVVDEILNDGEMENDVEFVVTFLYSDDAPKSVEAVYLKLYLLSLNKAEIRSLNLNGAFGLLPNLAWDSDGNPHELDNLRENEIWLKMKGWYPNIVSVDKFPRYLNHIIPSDNTRILDSAKVRMGAVLAPGTTVMPGASYINFNSGTTGSVMVEGRISSSVSVGDGSDVGGGASILGVLSGTNGNPISVGKRCLLGANSVTGVPLGDDCIIDAGIAILEGTKIYISDKEALEKVNPGFKFDKEIYKALELANLNGIHYRQNSQTGQITASISKRAIKLNADLH; encoded by the coding sequence ATGAATATTAAAAATTTAAATGATTTAAAAAAATTTACCGATGAGATTCGTTCTCAAGCTGGCTATAAAGATCCAATTGCATTTGCAATCGGTAGAAGCATAAAAGGTAAATCAGCCAAAACAATCAGCGTAAATTACGCAGTAGTAAATATGAATGAAAATTATGGAAGTGCAGCTGTATTAAGCTGGGCAATTGAAAAAAATGGTATAAAAATCGATAATAGTGGGAGTGAATTTGTAGCACCGATTAACTCAGCTATTACAGCTGATGCGCTTAATGTATTTGATTTTTTACTAGATGAATGCGAAGGCGATAAACACAAAAATGTTCAAAATCTATTAGTAGTAGATGAAATTTTAAATGATGGCGAGATGGAAAATGATGTTGAATTTGTAGTAACATTTTTATATAGCGATGATGCACCAAAAAGCGTTGAAGCTGTCTATCTAAAACTATATCTACTATCACTAAATAAAGCCGAAATTCGATCACTAAATCTTAATGGCGCTTTTGGTTTATTACCAAATCTAGCTTGGGATAGTGATGGCAATCCACACGAATTAGACAATTTAAGAGAGAATGAAATTTGGCTAAAGATGAAAGGCTGGTATCCAAATATAGTAAGCGTAGATAAATTCCCACGCTACTTAAATCACATAATACCAAGCGATAATACTAGAATCTTAGATAGTGCAAAAGTAAGAATGGGTGCGGTTCTAGCACCAGGCACAACAGTAATGCCAGGCGCTTCATATATCAACTTCAACTCTGGGACAACTGGATCAGTAATGGTAGAAGGTAGAATCTCAAGCTCTGTAAGCGTAGGAGATGGAAGCGATGTAGGCGGTGGTGCGAGTATTTTAGGCGTACTAAGTGGCACAAATGGCAATCCAATTAGCGTAGGTAAAAGATGCCTTTTAGGTGCTAATTCAGTAACTGGCGTACCTCTTGGCGATGATTGTATCATAGATGCTGGTATAGCAATTCTTGAGGGTACAAAAATATATATAAGCGATAAAGAGGCTCTTGAAAAAGTAAATCCAGGGTTTAAATTTGATAAAGAGATATATAAAGCACTTGAACTAGCCAATCTAAATGGAATTCACTATCGCCAAAATAGCCAAACAGGTCAAATCACAGCTAGCATTAGTAAAAGAGCTATTAAGCTAAATGCTGACTTGCATTAA